The Streptomyces laurentii genome contains a region encoding:
- a CDS encoding tyrocidine synthase 3 (AMP binding site [chemical binding];~Condensation domain; pfam00668;~HxxPF-repeated domain; pfam13745;~Non-ribosomal peptide synthetase modules and related proteins [Secondarymetabolites biosynthesis, transport, and catabolism]; COG1020;~Phosphopantetheine attachment site; pfam00550;~The adenylation domain of nonribosomal peptide synthetases (NRPS); cd05930;~Tyrocidine synthase 3 [Streptomyces davawensis JCM4913];~acyl-activating enzyme (AAE) consensus motif;~identified by MetaGeneAnnotator; putative) yields MTDDLELRLAALSPEERARFDALLAERVAQDARDTFPLAVLQRGTWFLEQLRPRNPGYIVPGAVRIEGPVDTGLLRAAIDEIVRRHEALRTTFETRDGAPVQVVHPRLDLDIPETDLSGPGFADADRQKWIDAALAEPFDIDTGPLVRIRLLRTGPERSVLVVAMHHLVSDRWSLGVFLSELSELYEAFGSGSPSPLADLPIQYGDFATWQHEQHTDGGWKQGLAYWREHLAGAPDCLDLPTDRPRPAVQGFNGGSVPIDLPPELIGRLAALAGRHGATTYMALLAVFDILLHRRTGQDDIVVGVPTALRGRSEVEPLIGYFVNTLPIRADLSGDPGFTTILTRVRDACLGAYAHQEVPFELIVAALGTARDLSRPPVYQVSFSYGREPAVDLALGGSRLIRLPVRSEGARFDLEFQAFDTDGGVTGWFEYDRDLFDEDTVVRLADGFRRLVEQILSHPETPVAALNPLDAAERHRVVEEWNATERQWPDGLVHEIIEEQARRTPDGEAVRFEGVSLGYAELNERANRLAHLLRARDVGRDRLVGVAMERSLDLPVALLAVLKAGGAYVPLDTGLPAARLAAIAEDARPSVVLTHRRLAAALPELGCPVVRLEDLSDELAAQPARDPGVAVDGEDLAYVIFTSGSTGRPKGVMNVHAALRNRLLWMRDEYGLGTGDRVLQKTPFSFDVSVWEFFWPLMTGAVLVMARPDGHRDSSYLARTIAAEGITTLHFVPSMLRLFLTEPPEHSAGLRRVFCSGEELSRDLHDRFLATHGAELHNLYGPTEAAIDVTFWHCRPQDDRRPVPIGRPIANTRMYVLDRHDRPVPAGVPGELCVGGRGLARGYVNRPELTAERFTDDPFVPGARIYRTGDLARHRGDGALEFLGRLDHQVKLRGQRLEPGEIEAVLTRHPAVREAVVIAHESGPGDVRLAAYVTAAASKPPTAGDLTGHLREQLPEYMVPSFFTVLGALPLTPSGKTDRKALPAPRPGHGDPGARYVAPGAGLAQELAGLWRDLLKVERVGSRDNFFDLGGHSLLMAEFRTRLATTTGRDVTMVELFQHPTIESLTAFLEGARSEPGAAASAARERAQNRRHSRTRRQQVAERRTSSRGDR; encoded by the coding sequence ATGACCGACGACCTCGAACTCCGGCTGGCCGCCCTCTCACCCGAGGAGCGCGCCCGCTTCGACGCCCTGCTCGCCGAGCGCGTCGCCCAGGACGCGCGGGACACCTTCCCGCTGGCCGTCCTGCAGCGAGGCACCTGGTTCCTCGAACAGCTCAGACCCCGCAACCCCGGCTACATCGTGCCCGGTGCGGTCCGTATCGAGGGCCCTGTCGACACCGGTCTGCTGCGCGCGGCCATCGACGAGATCGTCCGCCGGCACGAGGCGCTGCGCACGACCTTCGAGACCCGCGACGGCGCCCCGGTGCAGGTCGTCCACCCGCGCCTGGACCTCGACATCCCGGAGACCGACCTCAGCGGCCCCGGATTCGCGGACGCCGACCGGCAGAAGTGGATCGACGCGGCACTCGCCGAGCCGTTCGACATCGACACGGGACCGCTGGTGCGGATCCGTCTGCTGCGCACCGGCCCCGAGCGGTCCGTACTCGTGGTCGCGATGCACCACCTCGTGTCCGACCGCTGGTCCCTCGGTGTCTTCCTGTCCGAACTGTCCGAGCTGTACGAGGCGTTCGGGTCGGGCAGCCCGTCCCCGCTGGCCGATCTCCCCATCCAGTACGGCGACTTCGCCACCTGGCAGCACGAGCAGCACACCGACGGTGGCTGGAAGCAGGGCCTGGCGTACTGGCGTGAGCATCTCGCCGGCGCGCCGGACTGCCTGGACCTGCCCACCGACCGGCCCCGACCGGCCGTCCAGGGCTTCAACGGCGGTTCCGTCCCGATCGATCTGCCGCCGGAGCTGATCGGCCGACTGGCGGCACTGGCCGGCCGCCACGGCGCCACCACGTACATGGCGCTGCTCGCGGTCTTCGACATCCTGCTGCACCGCCGGACGGGCCAGGACGACATCGTCGTCGGCGTTCCCACGGCGCTGCGCGGCAGGTCCGAGGTCGAGCCGCTCATCGGCTACTTCGTCAACACCCTCCCGATCAGGGCCGACCTGTCCGGCGATCCGGGTTTCACCACGATCCTCACCCGGGTCCGGGACGCCTGCCTGGGCGCGTACGCCCACCAGGAGGTCCCCTTCGAGCTGATCGTCGCCGCCCTCGGCACCGCCCGTGACCTGAGCCGTCCTCCGGTGTACCAGGTCAGCTTCAGCTACGGCCGTGAGCCGGCGGTGGACCTCGCCCTCGGCGGGTCCCGCCTCATCCGGCTCCCGGTGCGCAGCGAGGGCGCCCGGTTCGATCTGGAATTCCAGGCGTTCGACACCGACGGCGGCGTCACGGGCTGGTTCGAGTACGACCGCGACCTGTTCGACGAGGACACCGTCGTCCGGCTCGCCGACGGCTTCCGCCGCCTGGTCGAGCAGATCCTCTCCCACCCCGAGACCCCCGTCGCCGCGCTGAACCCGCTGGATGCCGCGGAACGCCACCGCGTCGTCGAGGAGTGGAACGCCACCGAGCGCCAGTGGCCGGACGGTCTGGTGCACGAGATCATCGAGGAGCAGGCGCGCCGCACCCCGGACGGCGAAGCCGTCCGCTTCGAGGGCGTCTCACTCGGGTACGCGGAGCTGAACGAGCGGGCCAACCGTCTGGCGCACCTCCTGCGCGCCCGCGACGTGGGGCGTGACCGTCTGGTCGGCGTCGCCATGGAGCGTTCCCTCGACCTGCCGGTCGCCCTCCTGGCCGTACTCAAGGCCGGCGGCGCGTACGTTCCTCTCGACACCGGTCTGCCGGCCGCCCGGCTGGCCGCCATCGCCGAGGACGCCCGGCCGTCCGTCGTCCTCACGCACCGTCGTCTCGCCGCCGCCCTGCCCGAACTCGGCTGTCCTGTCGTGCGGCTGGAGGATCTGAGCGACGAACTGGCCGCGCAGCCCGCGCGGGACCCGGGCGTGGCCGTGGACGGCGAGGACCTGGCGTACGTCATCTTCACCTCCGGGTCGACAGGGCGGCCCAAGGGTGTGATGAACGTGCACGCCGCCCTGCGCAACCGGCTTCTGTGGATGCGGGACGAGTACGGCCTCGGCACCGGCGACCGCGTGCTGCAGAAGACTCCGTTCTCCTTCGACGTGTCGGTGTGGGAGTTCTTCTGGCCGCTGATGACCGGCGCCGTGCTCGTGATGGCGCGGCCCGACGGGCACCGGGACAGTTCCTACCTCGCCCGCACGATCGCCGCCGAGGGCATCACCACGCTCCACTTCGTACCCTCGATGCTGCGGCTCTTCCTGACCGAGCCACCGGAGCACTCGGCCGGCCTGCGCCGTGTCTTCTGCAGCGGCGAGGAGCTCTCGCGTGATCTCCACGACCGGTTCCTCGCCACGCACGGCGCCGAACTGCACAACCTGTACGGGCCCACCGAGGCCGCCATCGACGTCACCTTCTGGCACTGCCGTCCGCAAGACGACCGGCGCCCGGTGCCGATCGGCCGCCCCATCGCCAACACCCGCATGTACGTCCTGGACCGGCACGACCGCCCGGTCCCGGCCGGTGTTCCCGGTGAACTGTGCGTCGGCGGACGGGGGCTGGCCCGCGGGTACGTCAACCGCCCGGAGCTGACCGCCGAGCGGTTCACGGACGATCCGTTCGTGCCCGGGGCCCGGATCTACCGCACCGGCGACCTCGCCCGGCACCGCGGCGACGGCGCTCTGGAGTTCCTCGGTCGCCTCGATCATCAGGTCAAGCTCCGCGGCCAGCGCCTCGAGCCGGGCGAGATCGAGGCCGTGCTGACCCGGCACCCGGCGGTCCGCGAAGCGGTCGTGATCGCCCACGAGTCCGGCCCCGGCGATGTCCGCCTGGCCGCATACGTGACCGCGGCGGCCTCGAAGCCGCCCACGGCCGGGGATCTCACCGGTCATCTGCGCGAGCAGCTCCCCGAGTACATGGTCCCGTCCTTCTTCACCGTCCTCGGCGCCCTGCCGCTGACCCCGAGCGGGAAGACCGACCGCAAGGCCCTGCCCGCGCCGCGGCCCGGCCACGGCGATCCGGGCGCCCGGTACGTCGCCCCCGGGGCCGGCCTGGCGCAGGAGCTCGCGGGCCTGTGGCGCGACCTGCTCAAAGTGGAGCGGGTCGGATCCCGCGACAACTTCTTCGACCTGGGCGGACACTCGCTGCTCATGGCCGAGTTCCGGACCCGTCTGGCCACCACGACCGGTCGCGACGTGACCATGGTCGAACTCTTCCAGCACCCCACGATCGAATCCCTCACCGCCTTCCTCGAAGGTGCCCGCAGCGAGCCCGGCGCCGCCGCGAGCGCTGCCCGGGAACGCGCACAGAACCGACGTCATTCCCGTACGCGGCGGCAACAGGTGGCCGAACGCCGGACGTCCTCTCGCGGAGACAGGTGA
- a CDS encoding beta-ketoacyl synthase (Beta-ketoacyl synthase; smart00825;~beta-ketoacyl synthase [Streptomyces davawensis JCM4913];~identified by MetaGeneAnnotator; putative;~polyketide synthases (PKSs) polymerize simple fattyacids into a large variety of different products, called polyketides, by successive decarboxylating Claisen condensations. PKSs can be divided into 2 groups, modular type I PKSs consisting of one or...; cd00833) → MTSPGQTQTQASAETLKRAYLTMERLQRQVQEYERARSEPIAIVGTGCRFPGGVTDTDSYWRMLAEGTDAVGEIPAGRWDHDAFYDEEAGAPGKIYTRAGAFLDDLEYFDHDFFGISQREAIAMDPAQRLSLTVCWEALEDAGLAPSSLAGSRTGVFMGAASWDYITAQLRHPDEVSAYTSSGSAASFIPARIAYLLDLRGPNVAVDTACSSSLVAVHQACQSLRLGECDTALAGGVNVVLSPLLMISQSQFGSVSRQGRARTFSDDADGYVRGRAAASSSSSGCPTHSATETGSSPSSGAAP, encoded by the coding sequence ATGACGTCACCAGGACAGACTCAGACCCAGGCCTCGGCCGAGACGCTCAAGCGCGCGTATCTGACGATGGAGCGCCTGCAGCGGCAGGTCCAGGAGTACGAGCGGGCCCGCTCCGAGCCGATCGCCATCGTGGGCACCGGCTGCCGCTTCCCCGGCGGGGTCACGGACACGGACTCGTACTGGCGGATGCTGGCCGAGGGTACCGACGCGGTGGGTGAGATACCCGCCGGCCGATGGGACCACGACGCGTTCTACGACGAGGAGGCCGGTGCGCCGGGGAAGATCTACACCCGGGCCGGCGCGTTCCTCGACGACCTGGAGTACTTCGACCACGACTTCTTCGGGATCTCCCAGCGCGAGGCCATCGCGATGGACCCGGCCCAGCGGCTCAGTCTGACGGTGTGCTGGGAGGCTCTGGAGGACGCGGGGCTGGCCCCGTCGAGCCTGGCGGGCAGCCGTACCGGCGTGTTCATGGGCGCGGCCTCCTGGGACTACATCACCGCCCAGCTGCGCCACCCCGACGAGGTCAGCGCGTACACCAGTTCCGGCTCGGCGGCCTCCTTCATCCCCGCCCGTATCGCCTATCTCCTCGATCTGCGTGGCCCGAACGTCGCCGTCGACACCGCCTGCTCCTCCTCGCTGGTGGCCGTCCATCAGGCCTGCCAGAGTCTGCGGCTCGGCGAGTGCGACACGGCGCTGGCCGGCGGGGTCAACGTGGTGCTGTCGCCCCTGCTGATGATCTCCCAGTCGCAGTTCGGCTCGGTCTCCCGGCAGGGCCGTGCCCGCACCTTCTCCGACGACGCCGACGGGTACGTACGCGGGAGGGCGGCGGCGTCGTCGTCCTCAAGCGGCTGTCCGACGCACAGCGCGACGGAGACCGGATCCTCGCCCTCGTCCGGGGCGGCGCCGTGA
- a CDS encoding beta-ketoacyl synthase (Acyl transferase domain in polyketide synthase (PKS) enzymes; smart00827;~Beta-ketoacyl synthase; smart00825;~Phosphopantetheine attachment site; smart00823;~beta-ketoacyl synthase [Streptomyces davawensis JCM4913];~identified by MetaGeneAnnotator; putative;~malonyl CoA-acyl carrier protein transacylase; TIGR00128;~polyketide synthases (PKSs) polymerize simple fattyacids into a large variety of different products, called polyketides, by successive decarboxylating Claisen condensations. PKSs can be divided into 2 groups, modular type I PKSs consisting of one or...; cd00833): MNQDGRSAGITAPNGAAQRDVFRRALTSAGVTADQVGYIETHGTGTRLGDPIEAEALADVYGRDHGSPLYLGAVKTNLGHLEAAAGIAGLIKASLCLEHGEIPPNLHFTRLNSNISFVGTTFGIPTATTAWPRTEGRRTAAVSSFGLSGTNAHLILEQAPPATPPAEDTRRPVSVLPLSARSESALAALAGRYAERLRTDDTALADVAHAAGTGRAHFRHRLAAVGATRADIAGQLASFARGEDVPGLVQGEADNGEVVFLFTGQGAQRPGMARGLYESQPTFRRAVDECAGILRPLLDRPLLEVLFPDDPDDRRIQDTAYAQPATFVVEYAMAELWRSWGITPAAVLGHSFGECVAATVAGAMSLADGLAFAVERARIIQEFCLPGTMAAIFASEEEVAAELAAHQGRIGIAAINGPASVAISGGRELVEAVCAAFSARGVKAKQLHIASAGHSPLMDPVMEPLRRAAQKITFHAPRIPLVSNVTGELWPWDQAPDPEYWSRHVRGTVRFADGLATLRSMGHRTFVEVGPAPTLLGVISDTLPPGHEDLLLPSLRPGHDDWAVLLPTVAELYAAGAPVDWSGFDRDYTRARVPVPTYPFDPVHCWLPARPWDGSAAPACDDTEEETGSAAARGRSSRGSRGARRSSRGRRRTGRIPTAAELLELDEPARLETLYERLALSVKDVLGSASTAVGVDDPLTSFGLDSLMAAELRNEIQSRLGLTLQITVFLGGATIAGVARAIVEELAATGGGSPADPTLGGVGAPAAIQRVPRAADAARALLDELAGAPAQRDES; the protein is encoded by the coding sequence GTGAACCAGGACGGCCGCAGCGCCGGAATCACCGCCCCCAACGGTGCCGCGCAGCGCGACGTGTTCCGGCGTGCCCTGACCTCCGCCGGGGTGACGGCCGACCAGGTCGGCTACATAGAGACCCACGGCACCGGGACCAGGCTCGGTGACCCCATCGAGGCCGAGGCCCTTGCCGACGTGTACGGCCGCGACCACGGCTCGCCGCTCTACCTGGGCGCCGTGAAGACCAACCTGGGGCATCTGGAGGCCGCCGCGGGCATCGCCGGTCTCATCAAGGCGTCGCTGTGCCTGGAGCACGGTGAGATCCCGCCGAACCTGCACTTCACCCGGCTGAACTCCAACATCTCCTTCGTCGGCACCACCTTCGGCATCCCCACGGCCACGACCGCGTGGCCGCGGACCGAGGGCCGGCGGACGGCCGCGGTGAGCAGCTTCGGTCTGAGCGGCACCAACGCCCACCTGATCCTCGAACAGGCCCCGCCGGCGACACCGCCCGCCGAGGACACCCGCAGGCCCGTGTCCGTCCTGCCGCTGTCGGCGCGCAGCGAGAGCGCGCTCGCCGCGCTCGCCGGGCGCTACGCGGAGCGTCTGCGCACCGACGACACCGCGCTGGCGGACGTGGCGCACGCGGCGGGTACCGGCCGCGCGCACTTCCGCCACCGGCTGGCCGCCGTGGGAGCCACCCGCGCGGACATCGCCGGCCAGCTGGCCTCGTTCGCACGCGGCGAGGACGTTCCCGGCCTGGTCCAGGGCGAGGCCGACAACGGTGAAGTCGTGTTCCTCTTCACCGGCCAGGGCGCCCAGCGTCCGGGCATGGCGCGCGGCCTGTACGAATCCCAGCCCACCTTCCGCCGCGCGGTGGACGAGTGCGCCGGGATCCTGCGCCCGCTGCTCGACCGCCCGCTGCTCGAGGTCCTGTTCCCCGACGACCCCGACGACCGGCGGATCCAGGACACCGCCTACGCCCAGCCGGCCACGTTCGTCGTCGAGTACGCCATGGCCGAGCTGTGGCGGTCGTGGGGCATCACGCCCGCAGCCGTCCTCGGCCACAGCTTCGGCGAATGCGTCGCGGCGACCGTGGCGGGCGCGATGTCCCTGGCCGACGGGCTGGCCTTCGCGGTGGAACGGGCCCGGATCATCCAGGAGTTCTGCCTGCCGGGAACCATGGCCGCGATCTTCGCCTCCGAGGAGGAGGTCGCCGCCGAACTCGCCGCCCACCAAGGACGGATCGGCATCGCCGCGATCAATGGCCCCGCCAGCGTCGCCATCTCCGGTGGGCGTGAGCTCGTCGAGGCCGTGTGTGCCGCGTTCAGCGCCCGCGGTGTCAAGGCCAAGCAGCTCCACATCGCCTCGGCCGGGCACTCCCCGCTGATGGACCCGGTCATGGAGCCGTTGCGCCGCGCCGCGCAGAAGATCACCTTCCACGCTCCGCGCATCCCCCTGGTCTCCAACGTCACGGGCGAACTGTGGCCGTGGGACCAGGCGCCGGACCCCGAGTACTGGTCCCGGCACGTGCGCGGCACCGTCCGGTTCGCCGACGGCCTCGCCACCCTGCGGTCCATGGGCCACCGCACCTTCGTCGAGGTCGGCCCCGCCCCCACCCTCCTGGGCGTCATCAGCGACACGCTGCCCCCCGGCCACGAGGATCTGCTGCTGCCCAGCCTGCGCCCGGGGCACGACGACTGGGCGGTGCTCCTGCCGACGGTCGCCGAGCTGTACGCGGCCGGCGCCCCGGTCGACTGGTCGGGCTTCGACCGCGACTACACCCGGGCCCGGGTACCCGTGCCCACCTATCCCTTCGACCCGGTCCACTGCTGGCTGCCGGCCCGCCCGTGGGACGGCTCGGCCGCACCCGCCTGTGACGACACGGAGGAGGAGACCGGTTCCGCCGCCGCGCGCGGCCGTTCGTCCCGCGGCTCCCGCGGGGCGCGCCGCTCCTCGCGCGGGCGGCGGCGTACCGGCCGTATCCCGACGGCGGCCGAGCTGCTCGAACTGGACGAGCCGGCACGCCTGGAGACGCTGTACGAGCGGCTCGCACTCAGCGTCAAGGACGTGCTCGGCTCCGCCTCCACCGCGGTCGGCGTGGACGACCCGCTGACGAGCTTCGGCCTGGACTCGTTGATGGCGGCCGAACTGCGCAACGAGATCCAGAGCCGGCTCGGCCTGACCCTGCAGATCACCGTCTTCCTGGGCGGCGCGACCATCGCCGGCGTCGCCAGGGCCATCGTCGAGGAGCTCGCCGCGACCGGCGGCGGCTCCCCCGCGGACCCCACGCTCGGCGGTGTCGGCGCACCCGCTGCGATCCAGCGGGTGCCCCGTGCCGCCGATGCGGCGAGGGCACTGCTCGACGAGCTGGCCGGTGCCCCGGCCCAGCGGGACGAATCATGA